One Papaver somniferum cultivar HN1 chromosome 10, ASM357369v1, whole genome shotgun sequence genomic window carries:
- the LOC113318893 gene encoding peptidyl-prolyl cis-trans isomerase CYP19-3-like, with protein MANPKVFFDIAIGKAKAGRIVMELFKDVVPKTAENFRCLCTGEKGIGLSGKPLHYKGSQFHRIIPEFMCQGGDFTRRNGTGGESIYGTKFTDENFVKKHTGPGILSMANSGPNTNGSQFFICTEKTSWLDGKHVVFGKVVDGYNIVEAMEKVGSHAGTPKAAVEIEDCGEVKEN; from the coding sequence ATGGCGAATCCAAAGGTCTTCTTTGACATAGCTATTGGAAAGGCAAAAGCTGGCCGTATTGTGATGGAACTCTTTAAGGATGTCGTTCCAAAAACAGCTGAAAACTTTAGGTGCCTCTGCACTGGTGAGAAAGGGATTGGATTATCTGGGAAACCCCTGCACTATAAAGGTTCTCAATTTCACAGGATCATTCCAGAGTTCATGTGTCAAGGTGGGGATTTCACCAGACGTAATGGGACTGGTGGAGAGTCCATTTACGGAACAAAGTTTACAGATGAGAATTTTGTGAAGAAGCACACTGGTCCTGGGATTTTATCAATGGCAAATTCAGGTCCAAACACCAATGGTTCTCAGTTTTTTATCTGCACAGAAAAAACCAGTTGGCTTGATGGAAAGCATGTGGTTTTTGGTAAGGTTGTGGACGGTTACAACATTGTTGAAGCAATGGAAAAAGTTGGTTCACATGCTGGAACTCCTAAAGCTGCTGTCGAGATTGAGGATTGTGGCGAGGTAAAAGAGAATTAA